In one Pseudarthrobacter oxydans genomic region, the following are encoded:
- a CDS encoding MFS transporter has protein sequence MTAEPRVSRATARIFSLLRPGRQKLPRDIKVMLAAAFLIALGFGLVAPVLPQFATTFGVGNTEASVIVAIFAFMRLVFAPAGGALIGRIGERPVYVMGLLIVAASTAACAFAQDYWQLLLFRGLGGAGSVMFTVASMALVVRLAPPESRGRVSGAYASAFLIGNVCGPIVGGLLAGFGLRVPFLAYAAALVMAAVVVQTQLSHQRRGGGDGQDRAPDMPLGEALAMGTYRTAVLSSFVNGWATFGVRMATVPLFAVAALGAGPEAAGFALAVFAAGNAAALTFSGRLADTLGRKPMMVAGLIVAGAATAAIGFTSGLGWFLAASALAGAGSGLFGPAQQAAVADVIGNGRSGGKVLAVYQMTSDVGAIVGPVLAGVLADRLGYGWAFGVTGGIMLVAAVAWAATRETLRTARP, from the coding sequence ATGACGGCAGAACCCCGCGTGAGCCGCGCCACAGCGCGGATTTTTTCCCTGCTGCGTCCCGGCAGGCAAAAGCTGCCGCGCGACATCAAGGTGATGCTGGCCGCGGCCTTCCTTATTGCCCTTGGATTCGGTCTTGTTGCGCCCGTGTTGCCACAGTTCGCCACAACCTTCGGCGTGGGAAATACCGAAGCTTCGGTGATCGTGGCGATCTTCGCGTTCATGCGGCTGGTCTTCGCGCCCGCCGGCGGTGCCCTCATCGGCCGGATCGGCGAACGGCCCGTCTACGTCATGGGCCTGCTGATCGTCGCCGCCTCCACCGCTGCCTGCGCGTTCGCCCAGGACTATTGGCAGCTCCTGCTCTTCCGCGGGCTTGGCGGAGCCGGATCGGTAATGTTCACGGTCGCTTCGATGGCGCTGGTGGTGCGGCTTGCGCCGCCGGAGAGCAGGGGCCGCGTTTCCGGCGCCTACGCGTCCGCCTTCCTCATCGGAAATGTGTGCGGCCCGATCGTCGGCGGCCTGCTGGCCGGCTTCGGCCTGCGCGTTCCCTTCCTGGCGTACGCGGCCGCCCTGGTGATGGCCGCCGTCGTGGTCCAGACACAGCTCAGCCACCAGCGCCGGGGCGGCGGGGACGGGCAGGACCGCGCACCGGACATGCCCCTGGGAGAAGCGCTTGCCATGGGCACCTACCGGACCGCCGTGCTGTCCAGCTTCGTGAACGGCTGGGCGACTTTTGGGGTCCGGATGGCCACTGTTCCGCTCTTCGCGGTGGCGGCCCTCGGAGCCGGACCCGAGGCGGCCGGGTTTGCACTGGCAGTTTTTGCTGCCGGGAACGCCGCAGCCCTTACCTTCTCGGGCCGGCTGGCTGACACCCTGGGCCGCAAACCCATGATGGTTGCCGGACTGATTGTTGCCGGGGCCGCCACCGCTGCCATCGGTTTTACGTCCGGGCTGGGCTGGTTCCTTGCGGCATCGGCCCTGGCCGGGGCCGGCTCCGGCCTCTTCGGCCCGGCCCAGCAGGCCGCCGTCGCGGACGTGATCGGCAACGGCCGGTCCGGGGGCAAGGTCCTGGCCGTATATCAGATGACGTCCGACGTCGGCGCGATTGTTGGGCCCGTCCTGGCAGGTGTGCTGGCCGACCGGCTGGGCTACGGCTGGGCTTTCGGGGTGACCGGCGGCATCATGCTCGTGGCCGCGGTGGCCTGGGCCGCCACCCGGGAAACCCTGCGGACAGCCCGGCCCTGA